One Capsicum annuum cultivar UCD-10X-F1 chromosome 2, UCD10Xv1.1, whole genome shotgun sequence genomic window carries:
- the LOC107860653 gene encoding monodehydroascorbate reductase 4, peroxisomal isoform X2: MGRAFVYVILGGGVAAGHAAHEFVKRGVSHGELCIISEEPVAPYERPALSKGYLLPEDPARLPAFHCCVGTNEERLTSKWYKEHGIELVLGTRVKSADVRRKTLLTATGETITYKFLIVATGARALKLEEFGVSGSDAESVCYLRDLADANRLVNVMQSSSGGNAVVIGGGYIGMECAASLVINNINVTMVFPEPHLARLFTPKIASYYEEFYRSKGVQFVKGTVLASFDFDSNQKITAVNLRDGTKLSADMVIVGIGIRPNTSLFEGQLTLEKGGIKVNGRMQSSNSSVYAVGDVATFPVKTFGETRRLEHVDSARKAARHAVAAIMEPEKTTEFDYLPFFYSRVFTLSWQFYGDNTGDVVHFGDFLGNSFGAYWVNKGHVVGSFLEGGTKEEYKAIAKITRLKPAIEDLADLETQGLEFALALSRQAEPTEAVVVSSGSGSTIVTEKPLHAWHATAGVILAASIAAFAYLYGRRRRRW; this comes from the exons GTTGCCCCTTATGAACGACCTGCGTTAAGCAAGGGTTATTTACTTCCAGAAG ATCCTGCACGTCTGCCTGCTTTTCATTGTTGTGTTGGTACAAATGAGGAAAGGTTGACATCGAAGTGGTACAAGGAACATG GCATTGAACTGGTCCTTGGAACTCGTGTAAAATCAGCTGATGTGAGACGGAAGACATTGTTGACTGCAACCGGTGAAACCATAACCTACAAGTTTCTCATAGTGGCAACTGGTGCTCGG GCTTTGAAGCTTGAAGAGTTTGGAGTGAGTGGCTCAGATGCTGAAAGTGTATGTTATTTACGAGATTTGGCTGATGCAAACAGGCTGGTTAATGTGATGCAATCCAGCAGTGGTGGCAATGCTGTTGTAATTGGTGGTGGCTACATCGGAATGGAATGTGCTGCTTCTTTGGTGATCAACAACATAAATGTCACCATGGTCTTTCCAGAACCACACT TGGCCCGTTTATTTACTCCTAAAATTGCAAGTTACTATGAAGAATTTTACCGGTCAAAAGGAGTTCAGTTTGTCAAAGGAACAGTCTTGGCATCATTTGATTTTGACTCCAATCAGAAG ATCACTGCAGTGAATCTGAGAGATGGAACCAAGCTATCTGCTGACATGGTCATAGTAGGCATTGGAATTCGACCAAATACTAGCCTCTTTGAAGGGCAACTCACTCTTGAGAAAGGAGGGATAAAAGTCAATGGACGAATGCAGTCAAGCAACAGTTCAGTCTATGCTGTTGGGGATGTTGCAACTTTTCCTGTCAAAACTTTCGGTGAAACACGGAGACTTGAACATGTTGATTCTGCAAGGAAGGCAGCAAGACATGCAGTAGCTGCAATCATGGAACCAGAGAAAACAACTGAGTTTGACTACTTGCCGTTCTTCTACTCCAGAGTCTTCACACTCTCTTGGCAGTTTTATGGTGACAATACTGGTGATGTAGTCCATTTTGGGGATTTCTTGGGCAATAGCTTTGGTGCATACTGGGTGAACAAAGGTCATGTCGTTGGGTCTTTTCTAGAGGGTGGAACGAAAGAGGAGTACAAAGCTATTGCAAAGATCACAAGGCTCAAACCAGCAATCGAGGACTTGGCTGATCTTGAGACACAGGGATTAGAATTTGCATTGGCATTGAGTCGTCAAGCAGAGCCAACGGAGGCTGTTGTTGTCAGCAGTGGTTCGGGTTCCACTATTGTTACGGAGAAACCTTTACATGCTTGGCATGCAACAGCTGGAGTAATATTGGCTGCATCAATTGCTGCTTTTGCATACTTGTATGGTAGGAGGCGTAGAAGATGGTAA
- the LOC107860653 gene encoding monodehydroascorbate reductase 4, peroxisomal isoform X1, which yields MGRAFVYVILGGGVAAGHAAHEFVKRGVSHGELCIISEEPVAPYERPALSKGYLLPEDPARLPAFHCCVGTNEERLTSKWYKEHGIELVLGTRVKSADVRRKTLLTATGETITYKFLIVATGARALKLEEFGVSGSDAESVCYLRDLADANRLVNVMQSSSGGNAVVIGGGYIGMECAASLVINNINVTMVFPEPHCMARLFTPKIASYYEEFYRSKGVQFVKGTVLASFDFDSNQKITAVNLRDGTKLSADMVIVGIGIRPNTSLFEGQLTLEKGGIKVNGRMQSSNSSVYAVGDVATFPVKTFGETRRLEHVDSARKAARHAVAAIMEPEKTTEFDYLPFFYSRVFTLSWQFYGDNTGDVVHFGDFLGNSFGAYWVNKGHVVGSFLEGGTKEEYKAIAKITRLKPAIEDLADLETQGLEFALALSRQAEPTEAVVVSSGSGSTIVTEKPLHAWHATAGVILAASIAAFAYLYGRRRRRW from the exons GTTGCCCCTTATGAACGACCTGCGTTAAGCAAGGGTTATTTACTTCCAGAAG ATCCTGCACGTCTGCCTGCTTTTCATTGTTGTGTTGGTACAAATGAGGAAAGGTTGACATCGAAGTGGTACAAGGAACATG GCATTGAACTGGTCCTTGGAACTCGTGTAAAATCAGCTGATGTGAGACGGAAGACATTGTTGACTGCAACCGGTGAAACCATAACCTACAAGTTTCTCATAGTGGCAACTGGTGCTCGG GCTTTGAAGCTTGAAGAGTTTGGAGTGAGTGGCTCAGATGCTGAAAGTGTATGTTATTTACGAGATTTGGCTGATGCAAACAGGCTGGTTAATGTGATGCAATCCAGCAGTGGTGGCAATGCTGTTGTAATTGGTGGTGGCTACATCGGAATGGAATGTGCTGCTTCTTTGGTGATCAACAACATAAATGTCACCATGGTCTTTCCAGAACCACACTGTA TGGCCCGTTTATTTACTCCTAAAATTGCAAGTTACTATGAAGAATTTTACCGGTCAAAAGGAGTTCAGTTTGTCAAAGGAACAGTCTTGGCATCATTTGATTTTGACTCCAATCAGAAG ATCACTGCAGTGAATCTGAGAGATGGAACCAAGCTATCTGCTGACATGGTCATAGTAGGCATTGGAATTCGACCAAATACTAGCCTCTTTGAAGGGCAACTCACTCTTGAGAAAGGAGGGATAAAAGTCAATGGACGAATGCAGTCAAGCAACAGTTCAGTCTATGCTGTTGGGGATGTTGCAACTTTTCCTGTCAAAACTTTCGGTGAAACACGGAGACTTGAACATGTTGATTCTGCAAGGAAGGCAGCAAGACATGCAGTAGCTGCAATCATGGAACCAGAGAAAACAACTGAGTTTGACTACTTGCCGTTCTTCTACTCCAGAGTCTTCACACTCTCTTGGCAGTTTTATGGTGACAATACTGGTGATGTAGTCCATTTTGGGGATTTCTTGGGCAATAGCTTTGGTGCATACTGGGTGAACAAAGGTCATGTCGTTGGGTCTTTTCTAGAGGGTGGAACGAAAGAGGAGTACAAAGCTATTGCAAAGATCACAAGGCTCAAACCAGCAATCGAGGACTTGGCTGATCTTGAGACACAGGGATTAGAATTTGCATTGGCATTGAGTCGTCAAGCAGAGCCAACGGAGGCTGTTGTTGTCAGCAGTGGTTCGGGTTCCACTATTGTTACGGAGAAACCTTTACATGCTTGGCATGCAACAGCTGGAGTAATATTGGCTGCATCAATTGCTGCTTTTGCATACTTGTATGGTAGGAGGCGTAGAAGATGGTAA
- the LOC107860653 gene encoding monodehydroascorbate reductase 4, peroxisomal isoform X4 has protein sequence MVAPYERPALSKGYLLPEDPARLPAFHCCVGTNEERLTSKWYKEHGIELVLGTRVKSADVRRKTLLTATGETITYKFLIVATGARALKLEEFGVSGSDAESVCYLRDLADANRLVNVMQSSSGGNAVVIGGGYIGMECAASLVINNINVTMVFPEPHCMARLFTPKIASYYEEFYRSKGVQFVKGTVLASFDFDSNQKITAVNLRDGTKLSADMVIVGIGIRPNTSLFEGQLTLEKGGIKVNGRMQSSNSSVYAVGDVATFPVKTFGETRRLEHVDSARKAARHAVAAIMEPEKTTEFDYLPFFYSRVFTLSWQFYGDNTGDVVHFGDFLGNSFGAYWVNKGHVVGSFLEGGTKEEYKAIAKITRLKPAIEDLADLETQGLEFALALSRQAEPTEAVVVSSGSGSTIVTEKPLHAWHATAGVILAASIAAFAYLYGRRRRRW, from the exons ATG GTTGCCCCTTATGAACGACCTGCGTTAAGCAAGGGTTATTTACTTCCAGAAG ATCCTGCACGTCTGCCTGCTTTTCATTGTTGTGTTGGTACAAATGAGGAAAGGTTGACATCGAAGTGGTACAAGGAACATG GCATTGAACTGGTCCTTGGAACTCGTGTAAAATCAGCTGATGTGAGACGGAAGACATTGTTGACTGCAACCGGTGAAACCATAACCTACAAGTTTCTCATAGTGGCAACTGGTGCTCGG GCTTTGAAGCTTGAAGAGTTTGGAGTGAGTGGCTCAGATGCTGAAAGTGTATGTTATTTACGAGATTTGGCTGATGCAAACAGGCTGGTTAATGTGATGCAATCCAGCAGTGGTGGCAATGCTGTTGTAATTGGTGGTGGCTACATCGGAATGGAATGTGCTGCTTCTTTGGTGATCAACAACATAAATGTCACCATGGTCTTTCCAGAACCACACTGTA TGGCCCGTTTATTTACTCCTAAAATTGCAAGTTACTATGAAGAATTTTACCGGTCAAAAGGAGTTCAGTTTGTCAAAGGAACAGTCTTGGCATCATTTGATTTTGACTCCAATCAGAAG ATCACTGCAGTGAATCTGAGAGATGGAACCAAGCTATCTGCTGACATGGTCATAGTAGGCATTGGAATTCGACCAAATACTAGCCTCTTTGAAGGGCAACTCACTCTTGAGAAAGGAGGGATAAAAGTCAATGGACGAATGCAGTCAAGCAACAGTTCAGTCTATGCTGTTGGGGATGTTGCAACTTTTCCTGTCAAAACTTTCGGTGAAACACGGAGACTTGAACATGTTGATTCTGCAAGGAAGGCAGCAAGACATGCAGTAGCTGCAATCATGGAACCAGAGAAAACAACTGAGTTTGACTACTTGCCGTTCTTCTACTCCAGAGTCTTCACACTCTCTTGGCAGTTTTATGGTGACAATACTGGTGATGTAGTCCATTTTGGGGATTTCTTGGGCAATAGCTTTGGTGCATACTGGGTGAACAAAGGTCATGTCGTTGGGTCTTTTCTAGAGGGTGGAACGAAAGAGGAGTACAAAGCTATTGCAAAGATCACAAGGCTCAAACCAGCAATCGAGGACTTGGCTGATCTTGAGACACAGGGATTAGAATTTGCATTGGCATTGAGTCGTCAAGCAGAGCCAACGGAGGCTGTTGTTGTCAGCAGTGGTTCGGGTTCCACTATTGTTACGGAGAAACCTTTACATGCTTGGCATGCAACAGCTGGAGTAATATTGGCTGCATCAATTGCTGCTTTTGCATACTTGTATGGTAGGAGGCGTAGAAGATGGTAA
- the LOC107860653 gene encoding monodehydroascorbate reductase 4, peroxisomal isoform X3, producing MSNLGNLEILVAPYERPALSKGYLLPEDPARLPAFHCCVGTNEERLTSKWYKEHGIELVLGTRVKSADVRRKTLLTATGETITYKFLIVATGARALKLEEFGVSGSDAESVCYLRDLADANRLVNVMQSSSGGNAVVIGGGYIGMECAASLVINNINVTMVFPEPHCMARLFTPKIASYYEEFYRSKGVQFVKGTVLASFDFDSNQKITAVNLRDGTKLSADMVIVGIGIRPNTSLFEGQLTLEKGGIKVNGRMQSSNSSVYAVGDVATFPVKTFGETRRLEHVDSARKAARHAVAAIMEPEKTTEFDYLPFFYSRVFTLSWQFYGDNTGDVVHFGDFLGNSFGAYWVNKGHVVGSFLEGGTKEEYKAIAKITRLKPAIEDLADLETQGLEFALALSRQAEPTEAVVVSSGSGSTIVTEKPLHAWHATAGVILAASIAAFAYLYGRRRRRW from the exons GTTGCCCCTTATGAACGACCTGCGTTAAGCAAGGGTTATTTACTTCCAGAAG ATCCTGCACGTCTGCCTGCTTTTCATTGTTGTGTTGGTACAAATGAGGAAAGGTTGACATCGAAGTGGTACAAGGAACATG GCATTGAACTGGTCCTTGGAACTCGTGTAAAATCAGCTGATGTGAGACGGAAGACATTGTTGACTGCAACCGGTGAAACCATAACCTACAAGTTTCTCATAGTGGCAACTGGTGCTCGG GCTTTGAAGCTTGAAGAGTTTGGAGTGAGTGGCTCAGATGCTGAAAGTGTATGTTATTTACGAGATTTGGCTGATGCAAACAGGCTGGTTAATGTGATGCAATCCAGCAGTGGTGGCAATGCTGTTGTAATTGGTGGTGGCTACATCGGAATGGAATGTGCTGCTTCTTTGGTGATCAACAACATAAATGTCACCATGGTCTTTCCAGAACCACACTGTA TGGCCCGTTTATTTACTCCTAAAATTGCAAGTTACTATGAAGAATTTTACCGGTCAAAAGGAGTTCAGTTTGTCAAAGGAACAGTCTTGGCATCATTTGATTTTGACTCCAATCAGAAG ATCACTGCAGTGAATCTGAGAGATGGAACCAAGCTATCTGCTGACATGGTCATAGTAGGCATTGGAATTCGACCAAATACTAGCCTCTTTGAAGGGCAACTCACTCTTGAGAAAGGAGGGATAAAAGTCAATGGACGAATGCAGTCAAGCAACAGTTCAGTCTATGCTGTTGGGGATGTTGCAACTTTTCCTGTCAAAACTTTCGGTGAAACACGGAGACTTGAACATGTTGATTCTGCAAGGAAGGCAGCAAGACATGCAGTAGCTGCAATCATGGAACCAGAGAAAACAACTGAGTTTGACTACTTGCCGTTCTTCTACTCCAGAGTCTTCACACTCTCTTGGCAGTTTTATGGTGACAATACTGGTGATGTAGTCCATTTTGGGGATTTCTTGGGCAATAGCTTTGGTGCATACTGGGTGAACAAAGGTCATGTCGTTGGGTCTTTTCTAGAGGGTGGAACGAAAGAGGAGTACAAAGCTATTGCAAAGATCACAAGGCTCAAACCAGCAATCGAGGACTTGGCTGATCTTGAGACACAGGGATTAGAATTTGCATTGGCATTGAGTCGTCAAGCAGAGCCAACGGAGGCTGTTGTTGTCAGCAGTGGTTCGGGTTCCACTATTGTTACGGAGAAACCTTTACATGCTTGGCATGCAACAGCTGGAGTAATATTGGCTGCATCAATTGCTGCTTTTGCATACTTGTATGGTAGGAGGCGTAGAAGATGGTAA